ctgccccacGCCAGCTCCCCCCACGTCACAGCGCgtttccttcctctcccccgAAAAGCCCCAGGAGTTTTGGCAGCCGCGCGGGCTCCGCAGATAAGAGCGGGGCCGGGAAGGAGCGCGGGGCACAAGGCGTGGGCGCAATAAACCCCGGCTGATAAACAacgggggagaggaggggagggcgAAGGACGCCCCgaaaggtgcccccagcccccccccggtgcagaTGGGGGTGGGTGAGGGGAGTTTTGCTCCCCAGTGGGGGAAGGGCCCCTGCTTGGGCGTGTTTCCAGACTGGGGTTTTGTCCCCAAAGCAGGGGTTGTGTCCCCAAACCAGTGtttgtgcccccagccccaggattTGTGTCCCCAGGGGCtttgtgtccccaaccccaggttgtgcccccagccccaggttgTGTCCCCAAAGTAAGGGTTGTGTCCCCAAAATAGGGTTTGTGTCCCCAAGGGCTGTGTCCCCAAACCCGGAGCTGTGCCCCCAGCCTCCCAGggttgtgcccccccccccatttaccCGGCTCTCCCCGAACAGCGTCTCATCCACCTCCGTGCTCCGGGCCCGACACCGGTAccggctgcggggctgggggggggagtggggttaccggggaggttggggggggcTACCGGTGGGGGGGTCACCGGAGAGGAGTTTACCGGGAGGGAATTACCGGGAGGGGGTAACCGAAAAAGGGGATACCAAGGGCGGGGTTTACTGGGGTTGGGGGTACCAGGAGGGGGTTATGAGGGGGGGTTACCGGGGGGGTTTTACCGGGGGGGGATGttaccgggggggtcccggcgccccACCCGCGCTCACCATCGCGCTCCGCTCGGCGGCCGCCGGTCGCCCCGGTAacggccccccccgcccccccccgcgtTCTCCCGGTAACGCCGCGCGGGCGGGGCCGAAGCCGgagcaaggggggggggggcgggaggggggggcgctCCGGGCATCGGGAGCagcctctgtgtttttttttggggggggggggggggtaaactCACACCCACGCGCGCTCGTGGGTCGCCGTGTCCCCGCGTGTCCCCCTCCCCACTcgtgcccccccccgtgtcccctcacgccccccccccgtgtGTCCCTGCCCCACGTCCacgcggccccgccgcgccaGAATGACGTCAGCGGCGCTTGCCCCGCCCCTCGCCGCTAGCCCCGCCCCCCCGCCCGTGGCCCCGCCCCTCCACGTGGGTTGGCACCGCCACGTGCTGcgaggtttggggggggggcaccgacCCCCGGGCTGGGGTCCCCtctgctgtcccccccccccgggttggggttcccccccccagccacctcCCAGGCTGGGGTCtccccccccgccaccccctggggttggggaccccccccactaATTTCTGGGCtggggtcccctctgctgccccccccccatacaTTGGGGACCCCTCTGCTGCCCCCCCGATAGGGGCACACAgggtgagcccccccccgggtgtTCCCCCCATGCAGGGtccacccccagacccctgggGTCTCCCCTCCCCTTCAGTTTTGGcctcgtgcccccccccaaaaaaagacccccccccaggtccccaacCACACTGACCCACACACTGGAAACAAGAGGGGGGCCGTTTATTGGGgcgagctggggggggggggctctcccCAGCACGGCCCCCAAGGCACAGCggtggggggcagggggccagcgcggccgccccccccttgccccccGGGAGcgaaataataattataaaaactCGAAACTTTGGTCCTGGAAATACTGGCAGGCGGGCGAGCCGTGACCCCGGGCGTtggggagggcggggggggggggggcacggccccaGTAGCCGGTTGTTGGTCCACGGGGAGGGGCGAGGCgggttggggaccccccccccagcaccgggaGACCCTTTtgggtggctggggggggggcaggatgctgcggggggggggggtctcagaGGATCTGGCGGGGCATGCCGTAGCCCGTCATGCCCGCCTGCGAGGCGCCCCGGTTGGTGCCCATCTGCAGCCCGATGACGTTCTGCCCCTCCTTCAGCTTGTCCTCGGAGAAGACGCGCCGGTTCTCCTGGGATTTCCTGCGGGCACCGCGGGTGTCACGGCCCCCTGGGTGCCCACCCACCcaccaacaccccccccccagcccacccagcCCTCTACCTACTTGGGGAACCAGTTGGGGTCTCCCACGAAGAGCCCGTCGCCCTTGGCCACCGCCAGGCTGCCCAGGTTCATCAGGGTCCTCTGCACGCATGCCATGTTCTTCCCTGCCGGGTGCCACCGCGGGGTTGTCACCGGTCCCTCGGGGACAACGGGGTCCtgcgtgtgtcccccccccacaccccaccccatcccatcccggcCCCTCACCTTCCCACAGGTCAACCGTCTGGAAGATGTCGGTGGCGGCGATGCCGTAGCGCTCGGCCGCCTGCAGGAACTGCGAGATTTGCTCCATCTGCTTGAAGGCCATGGTGGACGCCTGGATTTTGGCCACCGGCCCCTGGCCCCGCGGGTACAGGCTGTTGATGAGCCGGCACAGCACCTGCGGGGACACATGGGGAGGAACGGGGGGGGGTCAAGGGAGGTGACACCGCTCCTCCCTGACCCCACCGAGTACCCGGTGACCCCTCCCGGGGACTCACGGTGCCGTCCTTGAGCCACTGCTGGAAGCCGTCGCGGCCGGGCGCGGGTTGCGGGATGTCACCGCCGCACTGCCCCATCATCCAGCG
This Anas platyrhynchos isolate ZD024472 breed Pekin duck chromosome 26, IASCAAS_PekinDuck_T2T, whole genome shotgun sequence DNA region includes the following protein-coding sequences:
- the TAGLN2 gene encoding transgelin-2 encodes the protein MANRGPSYGLSREVQQKIDRQYDPELEQVLVRWMMGQCGGDIPQPAPGRDGFQQWLKDGTVLCRLINSLYPRGQGPVAKIQASTMAFKQMEQISQFLQAAERYGIAATDIFQTVDLWEGKNMACVQRTLMNLGSLAVAKGDGLFVGDPNWFPKKSQENRRVFSEDKLKEGQNVIGLQMGTNRGASQAGMTGYGMPRQIL